Within Epilithonimonas zeae, the genomic segment GGTTGCAGATTCTACCTTAATAACCCAGCAACGTCAACGCTGGACAACACCAACGCATACCTTGAACGCTTATTACGACATAAAGCTAGACAGCATCGGTAAAAAACTAAGTTTTACAGGAAATTACCTTAATAACAGTCCTGAAAAAATCAATGATTTCAGTACAATAAATACTGTCAATAATAATGAAGCTATCATAAAAAACAACAGCAAAATGAAATATGCTATATTTTCCGCCCAATCCGACCTTACTTTGCCCTATAAATGGCTAAATATCGAAACCGGTTTGAAATATACTTTGCTTGACAACAAATCGGATGTCGGATATTTTGACTTCGATGGAACCGGCTACGTTCTAAATCCCGATAACACCAATGTTTTTCATTACAAAGAACATAATTATGCCGCTTATGTCAGCTTCCAAAAAGATTTTGGTGAAAAATGGTCGGCAAAGGCAGGACTGCGCTATGAATATACTTCTCTTCAAGGATTTACACCAAATGATGAAAGCAGCAAAATCGAAAAGCAATACGGTAAAATTTTCCCGACCGCCTACATCAGCTACAAGCCAAATAGCAATCATTCGTTAACACTGAACTACTCGAAAAGAATTGACCGCCCCGATTTTCAGTCACTGAATCCATTTCGCTGGTATACAAATCCGTATATGTATTATACAGGAAATCCAGCTTTGCAACCTTCATTTAACGATAATGTAGAACTGAATTATTCCTACAAAGGAAAACTGACTTTTGGACTTTACAACCAATACACCCAAAACAAAACTTCCAATATTGCCCGATTCTCAAATGGAATTTACAGTAACCTTACAGAAAACGGCTACGACCAGAACAGGACAGGAATAAACATTGGTTATTACAATACCTTCTTCAAAATCTGGGAAACATCTGTAAACGCCAATGGTTCTTATACTAAAACAAAACCAACAATTCCTGAATTGGAAAAACTGAAAGTATATTCAATGTCCTATTCTTTCTATAACACCATCACATTGAACGAGAACAAGACCTGGTTTCTGATGCTGAATTTCTGGCATTCGCTTCCTTTTACCTATGCCAACATAAAGCTAAAAGACCAATTAGAATTTTCACCGGGAATAAAAACCTCATTGTTTGATAAAAAATTGCAGGTAAATTTTGTTATCAGTGATGTGTTCAAAACACTCAAAAACAATGGATACTCATACAATGGCAACTTTCGTTCGGAGTTTAACCAATATAATGATTATCGAGGTTTCAAGCTGAGCTTAACTTATTCTTTCGGAAATAAAAAAGTAAAAGGAGTAAATAAAAATATTGATTTTAAAGAGCAAAGCAGGGCGAATTAATTTATTGTAACCTTCATCCATCCGCAATAAATTCTGTGGTTTAATTTTAAGTATATAAAGTAATAATTACTTATTTTTACCATCAGAATGGCTTTCAAATTACCAAACTCCAAACTTCCTGATGTGAAAACGACAATTTTCACAGAGATGAGCTTATTAGCACAACAGGAAAATGCAGTCAATCTTTCACAGGGATTTCCGGATTATCAGCCTGATGAAAACCTCATCCGATATCTCGGAGACTTTGCAAAGCAAGGTCATAACCAATATGCACCTTTGTTTGGAATCAAGGAACTGCGGGAAGAGATTTCCAGGAAATTCAGTATTCAATATCAGGTTGATTATCATCCTGATTCTGAGATTAATGTAACTGCTGGAGCGACACAAGGGATTTTTACCGTCATTTCTTCATTCGTGGAAAAAGGCGATGAAGTCATTATTTTTGAACCGGCTTACGATTGTTACGAGCCTGCAATTATCCTGAATGATGGAATTGTAAAAAGTGTCAAAATGCTTTATCCAGATTATGAAATCAACTGGAATGAAGTTAAAAATCTGGTTTCCGAAAAAACCAAGATGATTATCATCAACAATCCAAATAATCCTTCCGGGAAAACCCTAAAACAGAAAGATATTGATCAATTAATTTCGATTGTAAAAAATACAGATATCATTATTTTAAGTGATGAAGTTTATGAAAGTATCACCTTCGACGAAAAACCTCATCTGACATTAGCCAGATATCCTGAACTGAAAGAAAGAACATTCGTAGTTGGCTCTTTTGGAAAATTATTGCACATCACAGGCTGGAAAATCGGTTATGTTTGTGCGCCTTCGGAATTGATGAATGAGTTTAGGAAAGTTCACCAGTTTAATGTGTTTTGTGTGAATACACCGGCACAATTTGCAATTTCTAAATATTTACAGAATATTGATGATTTCAAATCCATCTCAACATTTTTCCAAGCCAAAAGAGATTATCTTAAAAATGCTTTGAAAGAAACACCTTTCCAATTATTGGATTGTGAAGGAACTTATTTTTTGTCTGCTAATTTTGGCGCAATTTCTGATAAGCAAGACAAGGATTTTTGCTACTGGTTAACTAAAGAACACAAAGTCGCAACCATCCCGTTTTCTGCATTT encodes:
- a CDS encoding outer membrane beta-barrel family protein; translated protein: MRQYNVAYKPEGTRNLLSDTNSVYTSEKRKDAPDALGVNYSFDYKINEKQNIGFIYDFGNQHYNMDARGISRYETKSVADSTLITQQRQRWTTPTHTLNAYYDIKLDSIGKKLSFTGNYLNNSPEKINDFSTINTVNNNEAIIKNNSKMKYAIFSAQSDLTLPYKWLNIETGLKYTLLDNKSDVGYFDFDGTGYVLNPDNTNVFHYKEHNYAAYVSFQKDFGEKWSAKAGLRYEYTSLQGFTPNDESSKIEKQYGKIFPTAYISYKPNSNHSLTLNYSKRIDRPDFQSLNPFRWYTNPYMYYTGNPALQPSFNDNVELNYSYKGKLTFGLYNQYTQNKTSNIARFSNGIYSNLTENGYDQNRTGINIGYYNTFFKIWETSVNANGSYTKTKPTIPELEKLKVYSMSYSFYNTITLNENKTWFLMLNFWHSLPFTYANIKLKDQLEFSPGIKTSLFDKKLQVNFVISDVFKTLKNNGYSYNGNFRSEFNQYNDYRGFKLSLTYSFGNKKVKGVNKNIDFKEQSRAN
- a CDS encoding methionine aminotransferase, coding for MAFKLPNSKLPDVKTTIFTEMSLLAQQENAVNLSQGFPDYQPDENLIRYLGDFAKQGHNQYAPLFGIKELREEISRKFSIQYQVDYHPDSEINVTAGATQGIFTVISSFVEKGDEVIIFEPAYDCYEPAIILNDGIVKSVKMLYPDYEINWNEVKNLVSEKTKMIIINNPNNPSGKTLKQKDIDQLISIVKNTDIIILSDEVYESITFDEKPHLTLARYPELKERTFVVGSFGKLLHITGWKIGYVCAPSELMNEFRKVHQFNVFCVNTPAQFAISKYLQNIDDFKSISTFFQAKRDYLKNALKETPFQLLDCEGTYFLSANFGAISDKQDKDFCYWLTKEHKVATIPFSAFYKDKTDEKVIRFCFAKEQKTLDKAIEQLLKIK